The genomic segment AAAATTCTGTGCCTTTTGATTCGGTGCAGTTTCACTGCTTCTGGAACGTCCATGGTGACTCATGATTGGGCCTGCGCAGTCTCTTGAGAATCCACAATTTCTTTATAGGTGGTGCACGTTTTTAATAAGTTCTCGTGATTGCCAATCCCTGCGATTTCTCCATTCTCAAGCACCACAATTTGATCAGCATCTCGGATGGTACTGACACGTTGCGCCACAATCAGCTTGGTGGCATTCGGCAAATGAGTACTCAAAGCTCTACGAAGTGCTGCGTCAGTGCTGACGTCCAATGCAGAGAAAGAATCATCAAAGATATAGATCTCAGGCTGCTTCAATAATGCTCGAGCGATTGCTAAGCGTTGTCGTTGTCCACCGGAGACATTGGTGCCACCCTGCGCGATCTCGGAATCAAGCCCATCAGGTAACTCACGAACGAAATCTGTTGCCTGGGCAATAGCGAGAGCTTCCCAGAGCTGCGCGTCGGTTGCTTCTTCATTGCCGTAGCGCAGGTTGCTGGCGATCGTTCCAGAAAAGAGGAAAGACTTCTGCGGAACCAAACCAATTCGTGACCATAGCTCCAGTGGCTCAAAATCACGCACATTGGTGCCATCGACAGTGATAACGCCTTCGGTGGCGTCGAAAAGCCGCGGTACCAGGCCGATCAGCGTTGACTTGCCCGCACCCGTGGAACCAATGATTGCTGTGGTGCTGCCAGGTTTCACCTGGAAGCTGACACTGTTGAGTACTGGTTCATCAGCGCCGGGGAAAGCGAAAGTAGCTTTGTTAAAGACAATCTCTCCGGTGCTTTTTGCTGGTGTAATTGGTTTCTCAGGTGCTTTGACAGACAGCGTGGCATGAAGCACTTCACCAACACGATCAGCTGATACAGCAGCGCGGGGCACCATGACAAACATGAAGGCCGCCATCATCACACCCATGAGAATCTGCATGATGTACTGCAAAAAGGCGAAAAGCGTGCCAATTTGCGTTTCGCCGGATTCCACTTGGAAAGCGCCAAACCAAATAACGGCAACTGCCGAAAGGTTCATCACCAGCAT from the Corynebacterium crudilactis genome contains:
- a CDS encoding ABC transporter ATP-binding protein; its protein translation is MLWSLLVRFLKPAWPLILAVIIFQLAQSITSLWLPTLNADIIDNGVVTGDIGYIWRTGGIMLALTLIQVACAIAGVYFGSKLAMSVGRDLRAAIFDKVVNFSEREMGQFGAPSLITRNTNDVQQIQMLVQMTSTLMISAPMLAIGGIIMAVRQDLGLSWLMVVSIPALIIIVSLIIVRMVPMFQLMQKRIDRINQIMREQLTGIRVIRAFVREDEEHERFTTASKNVAEIGLRTGNLMALMFPAVMLVMNLSAVAVIWFGAFQVESGETQIGTLFAFLQYIMQILMGVMMAAFMFVMVPRAAVSADRVGEVLHATLSVKAPEKPITPAKSTGEIVFNKATFAFPGADEPVLNSVSFQVKPGSTTAIIGSTGAGKSTLIGLVPRLFDATEGVITVDGTNVRDFEPLELWSRIGLVPQKSFLFSGTIASNLRYGNEEATDAQLWEALAIAQATDFVRELPDGLDSEIAQGGTNVSGGQRQRLAIARALLKQPEIYIFDDSFSALDVSTDAALRRALSTHLPNATKLIVAQRVSTIRDADQIVVLENGEIAGIGNHENLLKTCTTYKEIVDSQETAQAQS